CGTTCAGGGTTGCCATCAGGAAGTTGTAGGTGCTGCCATCCGCCTGGGGGGTGATGTTCAAAATTGCCACACCCAAAACGGCGCAATTGGTTGTGATCAGAGGCAGATACACGCCCAGTGATTTATAGAGAGCCGGCGCGTTTTTTTGGATAACCATTTCCACAAATTGGACCAGGGCGGCGATGGTGAGGATGAAGGCCAGAGTGCTGAGGTAGGTAAGTTCATAGGGCACAAGCAGATATTGGTATATGAGGTAGCAAAAGGCGGAGGCCATGGTCATCACAAAAATCACTGCCATGCCCA
This portion of the Candidatus Cloacimonadota bacterium genome encodes:
- a CDS encoding RnfABCDGE type electron transport complex subunit A produces the protein MNFLGQLFVMAVSAIFIQNFVLSRFLGLCPYLGVSKKMDSAFGMGMAVIFVMTMASAFCYLIYQYLLVPYELTYLSTLAFILTIAALVQFVEMVIQKNAPALYKSLGVYLPLITTNCAVLGVAILNITPQADGSTYNFLMATLNGLLSGVGFTFVLLAMAGIRQRLALVDLPKSMEGFASGMILAGTMALAFYGFMGLKI